The following are encoded together in the Vigna angularis cultivar LongXiaoDou No.4 chromosome 9, ASM1680809v1, whole genome shotgun sequence genome:
- the LOC108320681 gene encoding putative cytochrome c oxidase subunit 5b-like: MLRRFLSSHLKTLAAASSSSLTSRSASAAARFPALSRSYRYFSTQSEDATAIKKKFEDVMPIATGHEREELEAELEGRDILEIDHPEGPFGTKEAPAIVKSYYDKRIVGCPGGEGEDEHDVVWFWLEKGKPHECPVCAQYFVLEVVGPGGPPDGHGDDDHHH, translated from the exons ATGTTGCGGAGGTTTCTCTCTTCCCACCTAAAAACCCTAGCCGCCGCTTCTTCCTCCTCTCTCACTTCCCGATCTGCTTCCGCCGCCGCCAGATTCCCCGCTCTTTCTCGCTCCTACCGCTACTTCTCAACTCAATCCG AGGATGCTACTGCGATCAAAAAGAAGTTTGAGGATGTAATGCCTATTGCTACCGGACACGAGCGCGAGGAGCTCGAAGCTGAGCTCGag GGAAGGGATATTCTTGAAATAGACCATCCCGAAGGTCCATTCGGCACAAAG GAAGCACCTGCCATTGTAAAATCTTACTATGATAAAAGGATAGTTGGATGCCCAGGCGGTGAAGGCG AGGATGAGCATGATGTTGTCTGGTTTTGGCTGGAGAAAGGAAAGCCTCATGAATGTCCTGTGTGCGCACAATATTTTGTT CTTGAAGTGGTAGGACCTGGTGGACCACCCGATGGACATGGCGATGATGATCACCAccattga
- the LOC128194128 gene encoding uncharacterized protein LOC128194128: protein MSDTGGGHRASAEAIKAAFYEDLLGEISRLELAQKHLLEVDDLAVVMNSKHQPRCIIEFISQKLMSWDKKMNQGTLLEEAYKYVRFLQAQFRLLQSMPSHSSSSSPSFCQNSTVFLAFSFEQFSLLRRIIR from the exons atGAGTGACACTGGTGGTGGGCATCGAGCTTCCGCTGAAGCTATCAAGGCTGCTTTCTATGAAGATTTGCTTGGAGAAATTTCTCGATTAGAACTT GCCCAAAAGCATTTGCTGGAAGTGGATGACCTAGCAGTGGTAATGAATTCAAAGCACCAACCACGCTGCATTATTGAGTTTATATCGCAGAAACTGATGTCGTGGGACAAGAAAATGAACCAAGGCACGCTCCTGGAGGAAGCGTACAAGTACGTGAGGTTTCTTCAGGCGCAGTTCCGCTTGCTACAGTCGATGCCCTcccattcatcttcttcctcgcCTTCCTTCTGCCAAAACTCAACAGTATTCCTCGCCTTCTCTTTCGAACAATTTTCTCTCCTCAGAAGAATTATCAGATAG